A stretch of DNA from Juglans microcarpa x Juglans regia isolate MS1-56 chromosome 5D, Jm3101_v1.0, whole genome shotgun sequence:
aaaaaataaatatttcaaattgcTGATATCTATATAAATTTTGATATGTCATTAATATGAGATGTGTATTTGGAATGTTTGTGTGTTTATAGAAAGTATCAGTAATAGTAAAATTTAGATTAGTgtgaataaatcttcacaacctctTAATATTTcacacttcatatttttttaaaatttttaaaatttttttcttttataaaatatttattatatgaataatgaataaaaaatttgaaataatttaaaaagaataaactcaaaaaaatattaaaaaaatattaaaaaatttaaaaatatagaatataaagTGTAGTGAAAATTATATAGCAAaacttttaataatatactGATTGAGTTTCAAATGATTGATATAAAGATATTCATatatcaaatataattttttctgatCGATGAACGATGTCACGtttctctcttaaaaaataaaataaaaaataaaaaataaaaaataaaaaataaaaagctagTCATCATCAGTCTGTGTAAAACCTCCGAGAAAACCCCTCAGGCCTCAAGTCCAATAACCTAACGGCCGCCATAGCCTGCCTGCAACCAAAGACCGTGCTTTTGTTTGTTATCTTCTGCTAAGAAGGCGGAAGCTAAAGAGCACGAGGTCATTTGCAAAGTAGTTTCTCTCAGAATCTTCCTTGATCTTACTCTGCTTGTCGTTCCTCAACCATGGAAAAAGCCTCCTTTTTGTTTTCTGGTATTCACTTTGATCGGAAGAAATTCGCCAAAGATTTCGCCAGATTCCAGGTAtgattttttcttcatcttcttctaattattCAAACAATAATCTCTCTCATAGTAGGCTGATTTCTTGTCAAACCTCCCATGTCTCATCTAGGAGAGGAAAGAAGATAAACCGATAGAGGACTCACACTTGCTTGAAACTGAAATATCTGAACCGGGGAAGGGGAAGACTTCTCTCAAGAAGCGGAAGCGGAAGTCACTGGCTTCAggtaattcatttaattttgtaaataaatatttttttgttttgtggagttcaattTTCGTAAGCTGACATTCGCATTTCATTTCAAAAGAAACGGTAGAGGGATTCACCGTCTTTACGAGTTCGAAatcagcagcagcagctgcACCTGTGGTCCTGAACGAGGAGAATGATCAAGCCGAAAATAGGCTCtccaaagaaaagaaggaaCTAAATAGGCAACAAGAGGTCTCTTCTATTTCTTCATCTACTTCTAGTTCTTTGGCTTTCTTCTCTTAagattttttaatgtattttttgtgaaactatttttaatttcattttctttatgcGGATAGCGGGATGCTCTTTCACGGAAGAAGTACAACATTCACGTTTCCCGGAATAATGTAGCAACCCCACTTCAAAGTTTTGCAGAGTTAAGCTCTAGGTATTCCCTGTTTCTATTTCATGCTAGTAGTTTGGGTACGCCTTGCGTCTATTTAATCTTTTTACTAAAGAAGCTCCCGCTGTTAATACTTAATCTGTCGTTCTGAGTAGCTagtgctttcttcttcttttacctATCTTCGATGTTATTCATACAGGTAAAATATTCCGGCTACTGGATGTAGAGCATTAGAATATATGTTTTACTTCCTTACTTGATCACGATTCTTTACCTTCTCTTTTGCAAGTTTTTGTTTGCaataatttttactaaaaatgCAAATTTGTGTGATATGTTTTGCAGATATCGGTGTGAGCCTTATTTGTTACGCAATTTGGCCAAACTCGGATTTAAAGAGCCTACACCAATCCAAAGGCAGGCTATTCCAGTCCTTTTATCCGTAGGGTCTCCTATTTTAGCTATCTTCTCCTCTGGCTGATTGAAGTTTTTTCCCTTTCCTATCTTTAGCttccatttatttataaaattgactGTATATTTCCTAATCTTCAGCTTCATTGAACTTTGAAATGGATTAGTATAACTTGGTGTGGAAGTTGTTCTGACTATtgtcataatttcattttaggGTCAGGAATGCTTTGCGTGTGCTCCAACTGGATCCGGTAAAACTATGGCTTTTGTGTGTCCCATGCTAATGAGACTTAAGGATGCCTCAACTGATGGCATCCGAGCTGTTATCCTCTGTCCCACACGAGAGCTGGCTGCTCAGACCACCAGAGAAAGTAAGAAACTGGCGAAAGGGAAAAATTTCCGTATCAAAGTGATGTCGAGACAGCTATTAAGAAATACTGATTTGTCAAAGCTGCCTTGCGATATACTTATATCAACACCACTAAGGTTAAGGTTGGCTATTCGCAAGAAGAAGCTTGACTTAAGAAGGTGCGTGGTGTCAACGTCTTGTTTATGCAAAACCAGATGGTTTggttaaaaattaagaaatttgaaacaactgCATATGGATCAATTCAGCTAGTAGaatgaacaat
This window harbors:
- the LOC121266151 gene encoding DEAD-box ATP-dependent RNA helicase 57, translating into MEKASFLFSGIHFDRKKFAKDFARFQERKEDKPIEDSHLLETEISEPGKGKTSLKKRKRKSLASETVEGFTVFTSSKSAAAAAPVVLNEENDQAENRLSKEKKELNRQQERDALSRKKYNIHVSRNNVATPLQSFAELSSRYRCEPYLLRNLAKLGFKEPTPIQRQAIPVLLSGQECFACAPTGSGKTMAFVCPMLMRLKDASTDGIRAVILCPTRELAAQTTRESKKLAKGKNFRIKVMSRQLLRNTDLSKLPCDILISTPLRLRLAIRKKKLDLRRVQYLVLDESDKLFEHGLLKQIDSVVKACSNPSIIRSMFSATLPDFVEELARTIMHDAVRVIVGRKNTASESVKQKLVFAGSEEGKLIALRQSFAESLNPPVLMFVQSKERAKELYEELAYDNIRVDVIHSDLSQSQRENAVDDFRAGKTWVLIATDVIARGMDFKGVNCVINYDFPDSASAYIHRIGRSGRAGRTGEAITFYTKKDVPFLRNIANIMTASGCEVPSWVMSLRKMKWKKHRPQRDSISTKPKD